The DNA segment cagcaaaactctggagaaaaacctctccttatatacacttcagcctgaggctgcatccaatcagaaacgagatatttcccgcctaaaactcccgccaaaacttacagtaatacattacactccttccctcccagaaggcactttgccaatatttgcatattacttctctacgtagtcctgcaggtacgtggggcgtctcctgactctcccggacctgcgcagttcactttctggagttgagtcgagcttgccggagggacttttcgttcctctgagctcctcctcccggccatccggccctggattattcgccggctcggacctgctgtcctctagagggaccggagggtgtcgctggacctcgcctgactcagataagtctctgtttggttctttgcttacgctttctgtttgttcttggctccagtcagctgtggggttaattaaatcatagtcagggctgttctcgcctaattctgccttatcgctcaatctgtttcttaattgatctatgtggcgcctccagattctgccatcgtctagttccactagataagatttggagcccgtttgtctatgactatcccctcttccatttagggccgtcgctgtaattatgtgcccacactgagtctcctatgtttaactctcggattctatctggttttgttttgaacccgtcctgtacgtagttggtgtagccggtctagcgggcaccgtagcttccgcccattaatagctcggctgggctgcggcggtggccacacaggggtcctgtgttggacggttaggaatcgtcgatttgtgcctgccaatcgccgggccgcttcgtgatagcgcttctttcgcaccgacaaaacgttcagcaaggccgttcgacgcagggtggaacggcgctgagagggcatgtcggatgccctcttcagccaggtacccttcaaataatgctgcggtgaactgtgggccgttatcggacacgagggtgtccggtagcccgtgcgtggcgaaaaggtgttttagtgctgagatgacagctcccgcggttgtggatttcattaggatgatctccagccatttggagaatgcatccaccacaattagaaatgtttggccgtggaagggcggcaaaatcaatgtgtatgcgggaccaagggccttggggtttctcccactccaaaactggggccgtgggtggtagtggtctggattcctgacacacttggcatcggccaaccctgtcactgatttccctgtccattaggggccaccagacatagctcctagccaaacccttcatcctcacaactcctgggtgaccctcatgcaggagttccagaacttttttcctcagtttctctgggactaccaccctatccccccagagcaggcaccccttgtacagacaattccctttttctttacaaattccttaaacgcccgtaagcggccatcccttgaacccaactgattacagtccttaaaacaacgtccggtaggaggcccgagccacttcctgcgatgtgactggccccgagtccaagagtcaattagtagaacggtgtgcccgggtggggtcctcgatttccctggcaatgggcatctgcccAATGCGCccccatgccccagctcctttccaggccgatgctgcagcttgtaggagtatgcggtcaaaaaaatagtccatctggtcagtctaggtgagagtgctactggcgttgggcggtcgccagccagtaaccccaatagcggtctgtgatcagtgacaatttcaaatctcgccaaaaacgattcgtgaaatttttcaccctgacactattgcgagagcctcctatctagctggctgtaattcctctcagccggggacatcgctcgtgaatagaacgctataggggcttcagtgccgtttgggagtctgtggctaagtacagctcctactccataggggacgcatcacaaaccaatactaacggcagtctgttgttgtattgtattaacaggctatcgcttgatagcaaacttttactgcctcaaatgccctattctctgacttccccacgaccaagcagtgtttttccaagcaatttatgcagcggttcagcaacggttgccttgtcttttaaaaacacggcgtaaagtttaccagacccaggaaagcctggagttctgtcttgtttttgggtgctggggctctctttatcgcttgactttgctctcagtgggtgaatccttttgtctattctatagcccaaaattcaacagattcgacccctatctgacacttgcttgctttgacttttaatcctgccgacctaaaaatggccaaaactttccttaatcgctttcccagttctcttaaatcttcccctgataccaacacatcatcaaaatagggtacgactcccggtaacccttgtaggagccgctccatcaaattttgaatagcccgggccccactcaccccgaactgtaaccgggtgcacttaaaggcaccccggtgcgttacaatggtctgggcctcagctgtgctagcatctacgggtagctgttggtacgcttgtgccaagtctaatttggcgaaaacttgtccgtgccctagtgagtgcaataagtgttgcactactggaactgggtaggcgctcttttgcaatgctttgttcaaggtagccttgtaatcagcgcaaatccttatggacccgtctggttttatagggtgacgattggcgtctcccatttggcatggtcaactggcactagtatccctggctgactaatttatctaactctttgtcgattttaggtttgagtgcaaaggaaccctccttgcctttaacctaatgggagctatttggggtctaaattgaaggagataggggtccccttgtacttgcctaaacggtcctcgaatcgtctgcgaattcctccagtagggcgttttgcaggttgcatccgctccgtggacgccagtcaccccattcccaacgccggaaccagtctagccccagcaagcttggcaaggttcctcgactaacgtgatgggcagggtcttttcgtatgtcccgtacttgacctcgacggtcgttgtccctcgaacagggatgcggttgccctggtaatcctgcacccgggccgttgtttctgtagcttgcgctttgcgatgtcggcaaggctttcacaaaagtgtcccaggacatgattgtgatagctgatcctgtgtctacttccagtcggcacggcacgccttcaattgtcgggtttgtgaagatcttttcttgatgcgggtagctgcgtggtctatggtaacagtcattcggtttgacttcgctctttctttcctggccaatcgctggtcgcctcgccgatctcgcgctctgattggctggtttgaaatttcggcggaatgtggggtttgcatctctgactcagagccgctctgattggcgatttgaattttcggcggaaggttggggtgctcggcagacttgagccaggtgcccttcctttcacaccgccggcaaatggcgtccctgaacttacatctttggcgctgatgtcgcccgcaacttccgcattcctccgggtcttcccttgtcgattttccggtgtagtggacttcttcctcctcttcgctggttgactcacgataggtttcttcgtgctggactgtgctcggctttgcgcccgccatcggcgtgagtcgcttttgtaaggtgtctgctgcatggttcgacatctcatgggctctggcttcgtccaggcgtttgccaatgtcaggttgctcttggctagcaaccgtctcctcaaacggatgtctctgaccccgtataagttgttccagcagctcttcgtccagatcgcggtactcgcaatgcttggaggcttgtctcagggctgccatgtagtcgctgatagactcgccttcttgttgcctcgctccccaaactcgtaccgtcgagcgtatttggacgggctggtgcgtagtgattcttcaggagggtctgaagggtctgccacgatacggagtgtagcggtgttggctccgctagggcttctgcgacggcgatgactgcggacccacagtggcttatgaagtaagcccgtttgcggttgtcggagactccctgtagctcgtttgcctccaggaaactttcgaaacgggtcatatatattccccatgtctcctgggcagggtcaaacggagtgggtggcgtgtagccggtcatcgctgcattcgccgtcaccttgctgggtttgattctcgtagtgagttcagctctgttctggtgctctgcctcaagatcccaccttcgtcgccaatgttaagtttgggtattgacgaggcaggagaccaggttagtgacaacagctctttaatatagtgtgacccagcaaaactctggagaaaaacctctccttatatacacttcagcctgaggctgcatccaatcagaaacgagatatttcccgcctaaaactcccgccaaaacttacagtaatacattacattttGTACATCAGTCTGTGTATCCCAATAGTATATACATCCAGGTTTGAACAACTTGTGGCTCTCAAGCTCCCTGTGGCCCAATTTCAAAACTTACAATGAGTGATATATTCAGGTATTTAAGAATGATCTGTCCCTTGCATATGTTTTCCTCAGAAGAGGGGAAAAACGTtttggagggggagaaaaaggagATTGGGGGATAATGGGTATCATACAATTTtagtctcagtctctctctctctctctctctctctctctctctctctctctctctcacacacacacacacacacacagaattttCTTCAGGTCAGCCTGAAGTAGTAGCacttgatttatgatcacaattgagcccaaaatttatgttgctaagcaagatagttaagtgaattttgccccgttttgcaacctttcttaacacagttgttaagtgaatcactgcagctcttaagttaataacatagttgttaagtgaaactagcttcctcattgactttgcagaAGTTGCAATTAAAAATTGGTGCATTTTTTCCTAATCAGTACGGAGTCAAAGGCACTATCACTATTAGAAATGCATAGCAGGGTATGTCAATTCCATGGTTAGAGATGGAAATGTCTTTGATTCCTTAATATTCCACCCATCTCAATATACCTGTTGATTTttattcctcctcccccttttacTTGTCCATACTGCCTACAGAGCTTCAGATTATATGATAAactggcatatttttttttcatattgtgtGGTCTGCATCATTCTTTCATTTTATATCTATTCTAGCTGTGGTTTTCTCACAACACGCACTTTAATTTTTCTCCCATAGATCTGCCTATATGAAAGAGTTATATACTATTTTTTATATCATTTATATGCATTTACTGCATATAAATGATCTCTGTCTGTTTGTACCTTAAGACTGGTGAGATCTCTCCATGATCGACTGTGAATTAAATTGTTTTTCAATTTGTTGGCGCTGAGATACAGCTCCTGTAGCTTTGACATTCCAGAGAGTGTGCCTTTGGGAATGGAACTgatcaaattcatttttaacttgaGGCTTTGCAAATTCTTGGGGAACCCATAAGGCATGGTGCGGAGTTTATTGCCAGAAAGATCCAAGGACTTCAGAAGTTTCAGTTTACGGAAAGATTCCCGATGAATCTGTGAGCTGGTGATCTTATTGTAGCTCAGGTTGAGTTCCTCCATGAAATAAGTGGTAGCAAAATCCTCCCTGCCGATTTCTGAAATCTGATTGTAGAGAATCATAAGAGTTTTTACTCGCCTGGGCAGTCCACTGGGGATTTTTTCCAGCAGGTTGTTATATAAATGAACCGTGTGCAATTTCTTCAGACCATGAAAAGCCAGTGGATGGATCTCTCGGGCCTTGAGCTTGTTATTGTGAAGCAGAAGATATTCCAGATTCTTGATTTGGGTCAAGACATCATTGCCAAttgatcttattgcattcttctcTAAGTGGAGAAGGACAATGTTTCGAGGCAAACCAGGTGGAATCTGGGAAAGGTTATTGCTAGACAAATCCAGGTACTCGAGGCTTGAGAGTTTCCTGGGTGGGAAAAAAAGGAATTCCTTTTAAGTGTTTAAGCAGCCAAACACACAGTGTTAGTAGAGGGGAAATGAATAGTTTTTGCCTCTGTTCCTCATCACTGTAGCAACTGGGATAACTATATCTGCAATTCTgccacactttttttttcatatgtacATAAAAACTGTTGTTACCTATAACAGCTCATGATTAATAAACTCCAGTTAAAGAATCCACACCTAATGATTGCCCCTTTAAAGCCGGACAAACAgggagttgtaaaaaaaaaaaagtcaagctgGCAGCCATGACAATGTGATCAAAACTCCTGGGCCACACCATTATGGCTTTTAGCTTGAATTTTTTGACCACACTTTGCAGACACTTGAAAAAGCCTCCTCTTGTAAGCTGACATTTTTATCTCCTGAAGAACAAGATAAACATTTAACTAAGCTTGTCAAAGACTAAATCAACTCCAGTTCCCAGTTTAGTATCTTAATCAAAGGATGAGACAAAAAAGGAGTCAAAAGGAGTCAATTATGTGTTAcaatcaaagaaaataaatatggatCCCTAATCCTTAAACAGTTGAGTATATTTGGAAGAGTCCCCATGCAAAGAAATCCAGCTGCTATTATCCATCAAATGTGCATCCATTAAAAACTAACAAACTCACCAAAAGGTTTCATTGTCCATCCCTTCATTGTTTAATTTATTGTTCTGCAAATATAACTCTCGAAGATCTGACAGCTCATTGAAAGCTCctacaggaatcttctccaattTGTTATTCTGTCCAGAGACAAAGGGAACAAAGTGTGAGCTTCTTCACTGAAACTTCAGTCCTCAAAGTATAAGAGGGATGTTCTAACATGGTTGCGGTGACAGGAAGAGGCCAGAGAAAAAGCCAAATATGACCTTAAGCCTTAAGGCAATGTTCCCCACTTGGGTGACCTTCAATGAACATAAGAagactatctctctctctctcttttttaaaggtTTGTTTGACATTGTGCTGGTATAATTTGGCTACTGCCTAGAATGCAACTTTGATGTTGCCACTACTATCAGGTGGTTTTCTTTTGTAATTCTTTTATGGATTGTTCTTGGGCAGACAATATGATTCATAAATGCAATAGCTAAGCAGTCAGTGTATTCAATAATTCAAAAGAATAAGCTTTATAAAGGCTGAGGTTCTGACATGCAATGTAACTGATATTCTACCTTAAGGTGTAGTTTATACAATGCTCGTGGTAGATTCTTTGGAACATATTTTAAGAAGTTGCTGGACATGATCAAGATTTCTACATTGTCAGAACCATTGAACATGTTTTCTGGTAGTCCAACATCATCAAGCTTATTGTTGTGAAGGTAGACTGacctaaaagaagaaaaaagatgtgGTTGGGGAAGaggagacagagggagacagagatagacagagacaagGCTAGGAATCAAGCCTTTACTACTTGATCACAAAGTTTTTTGAAAATGAGAACTCTCTTATATCAACTACTCAGTCTAGTTATGTCAGCAGCTGTCCACACTCTTCCTGCCAGATATAATTCAATACAACGCTATAATGTGCCCACTTACCTCTTTTAGAGCTAAAGTACTCCAATTTTTGCATTGTTTCCTCATAGGGAACTTGCTATCAAATCAGCTCAGCTGTCCTTTGCTTCACTTTTTCTAGCTCTAGTCTAAGGGTCTCTGCTTATTTGTCTGAACCTTGGGACCAACATGTCCTGACAGCCCTTTCCCTCTCTGACTTCTCTTGATACCGTCTTCATTGCATGTCCACCCAGGAGCAAGAAGACAGCCTGATGTTGTCCTTAACTCTACTGCGGTTGAAATAGCATTTTCCCCTTACTCCATCAAGGGCACcctccaaattgataaaattgatTTGGAGTTTTTCACCCATGAGCTTCATCTCATGGAGGAAAGTAAGTCAGTGGCTGGGAAGAGGCCAACAGTGCAGAGTAGGGATCAATGAATAGGACAGGCCCACCACAATGAGAGAAATATTTCCCTTAAAACACTCTCCAATCTGAAATTAATCTCAGCAATATATTAAAGAATTATTTTCCTCTGTTGTTTTCCCAAGGGTATATTTTAAGTTATTATAAACCTTGTGATCAGATTAAAACAAAAAGGTGAATGGGTCAAGTGCGTGGGAATCAAACATTACCATGGGGATTAAATAACAAATTCTTTCTTGACACAAAACTATTTTGGAATTTTCTGAATAGTAAAACAATCAGTCTCATCCTTCCCAGTGAAATATATGATAATGCAGATGTTTGACTGTGAAAATGACCAAAGACTGCATAACTTGGAACAGTTTGACGCAGATGATAAGCTCAGTGGCAGACTGGCAGAAAACCCAGGTTCAATCACAGGCAATAGAAGGCAAGAATCCTTGACAGCCAGTGAATGTAAGCAATGCTGAAATGAGGGGAATTTAACATGGGCAAGAGAATTCCCTACAtttaaaaatagagagagagggaggggctgTGTTTTTGGATTCTGTTCAACTACAAGCATTTTAAATGCTTTACCTTTCCCGGATCTGTGATGTAGAAACCATTGAAGCATTtaagccaaacaaacaaacaattgtgAAAACAAGTGTAATCAAACTTTGCAAGGTTTCGGTGTTCTTGCAGGACATCTTACAAGATGTCAGTCCttctaatttattatattttatatatttaattatagcgTTAACACCATGCAAAATCACACAATAGTTTAAAGGCCTGAAAAATGTCTGACTCCTGATTTAATTTATTCTTCCATCCAACCTGTAGTAGCATATTTGTATAAGAAACCCAAATATTGCAACGTATTCCAAACTCTCCTTTCTAAGAGAATCCAGTATccactcagagtcacctgaagcATGGGTAGcaaataagtttgataaataaaaaaaataaacataaataagtaCGGTGTTCCTATAATTTCTCACCTCCCAGAGAAACAGAGAACATGCAATGATTCATCTTTCTTCTTTGACCTACCTTATTCTTGCTATTGAAATACgtcttttaagaaaagaaaaaagaaaaaaaaatatcccatgtGCATAATAAATCTCAGAACTAGCAACGTATTAATTAACAGGCCTGTTTTCTGAGAGATTTTCTAGTGCAGTTGCAATCTGCATGCAAGCAAGCAACATCCAGTCAAGATGCTAATATAGATTTGTTTGTTTGGATCGCTTCCTCTTGAAAGAAATATATTCTTACAAACATTCATTCTATGGCTTTACATGCtgcttctgttgttgttgttgttgttgctgctgctgctgcttcttctgcTGGAGAAATAGGGTCCCTTCTTCCCCCCCTTTCAAAAAACTCTTTTTTTACCTCAGGTTTGGTTTTTGTCCAAAAGTGAGATCATAAATTTTGGTGAGATTATTGGCGGCAAAATCCACACTGATCAAAGTCtgtggaaggaactttggagccATTGTGAGCTGGAAAAGGAGAgacaaggccagagaaggaaatcATTGTCAGAGATATAAAGGCTTCAAGCACACTCATCCTTGAGTTTTCCTTAGAACATTAAATGGCTATTTGTTCTAGGGAGAAAAGGTATTATGACAGATTCCATAAAGTTGCTTCAGATCTTTCAGGATCAAGGATCTCTACCTTCCTCTCTAATACTAATAAATACCAGTGTGGAATGCATTTAAGCTTTCACTTGGAAAACCGTGCTTATTGGACTCAACATATATATAAGAAGCACAGATTGagagaataaatatattttgcacaGTTTGTGTGTCCTTCCAGAAATAGTTGAGTCTTCTTTCTTGGGCAAGTCCCAAGAAAACCAAGAGCTTGGGAACAAATCTTCCTGAACATTAATTCCACAATCCTCAGCAGAATGCAATATAaataggccttttttttttttttttttgcagaagactGTTTTTCTGGTTACCTTTGAGAACCACCGAGGTGCTTCTGTTGTAACCCTATGGAGATGTAATGGGGAAACTATGACGactatttaacatttattttgggCCAGTTGTGCACTGAACATTGGATGTGGGGGTGGGacaaaaatgataaaagaaaGGCATTGCACATACAGAATGGCCTTCTTGTCTTACTTTGCTTGCCaagatctatttttaaaaaaagaaaaaagaaaagggttcCTCTAATATGGTTTTGTTGCAAGATTCCCAAGATCGGCTGGTTGATTTTAAGTTGATAACTATTTACATAACATTTCATAGGGAAATGTTATTTAATTAACTTCAAAATTCATCCAACAATTATCGCAGATTGAAGGAGTGTGATAATTGATGgaaataaaattaggaaatggAAAAAGGACAGAGGCAGGTGTGTGTTAGAACAGTTTAGAATTCTATTTGGGAGAATTTCAACCACCAACATTTTGCTGCCAGCTCTACCTCAATCAGAGAATCCCCTACCTGGAAGAGGCCAATGAGACCAACTCAAGGCCATTTAGGTCATTAAGTTCAAAACTCAATTTTGGAATCCAAATTAATTGGCTTTACTTGttaataggttttttttcctaTGTAGTAGATAAATGTCAGGCCAAATGGCTTGGTAATCAGTGTTCTAGAAATTTATGAATTGTGTGCCTGCTTCGCAAGATggaggaaatattatttttgaaatatatttatcagtattcaacTAGGGGGGACAatttatgtttgttttgtttttttctttttatgcacatTTTTTCTTTGTGTAGTCTTcggtagttttgttttgtttttgtatttcctttctctagtttttttttcttttttaaattttgcattttaatgttttgaataaaaattaagaaaaataaacaaaccaaaaaGGTTCAAGAAAAGGCAATGGGGAGCACTACAATTGAGTCATATGGACTGAGAGGTTCTTTCCACATTTATCATCCAAGTTATTCATGAAAATGTTGAAAAGTACTATTTATAAAGATCCCTATCCACCACTGCTACTTTTTCTTTGACATGTCTAAAATTCCTGATGtagctttttaaatttatattttaagtttttattttactgtgACACCTAAATGCACATTGTTAGAAAGCCTTATCTGCGATTTTATAACCAAGGCTAGGCATGTAATGATTCACTGGGGAGGGCTATAACTCCAGCCTATCCCTGTTGCTCTGCTGGAGATGAGTTTCAGCTAAAGCCTGAAAATGTATTTCAGTCTCTTAGTCCTTAATATGTAAAGCCATATTTTTATGTGCCTTTGACTtttcaaaataggaaaaaatTGGACACAAAAGTTCTGGAATATTAGTCATAGCCTGGCTTGGATTTAGCTTTTATGAAGCCCTCTTCACTGCCAAAAGTGTTACATGGAAAATTGCTGTAAATGAAGGAAAGGACACAATGTTACTGGATAAGCAGTTTGGTACAGCAACTCAACAATAACAGTGCACATTGTCtgaataaaattaagaaaaataaacaaaccaaaaaGGTTCAAGAAAAGGCAATGGGGGGCACTACAATTGAGTCATATGGACTGAGAGGTTCTTTCCACATTTATCATCCAAGTTATTCATGAAAATGTTGAAAAGTACTATTTATA comes from the Ahaetulla prasina isolate Xishuangbanna chromosome 3, ASM2864084v1, whole genome shotgun sequence genome and includes:
- the PODN gene encoding podocan, whose amino-acid sequence is MYLKFLFLFLVLWLLVLNSSRIQGQNNEDSNEFPEHSPELLNHQDTSLAPDCPKKCTCSSEGIVDCGGFSLKEFPMDVPEMTSHLSLQNNQIETIIPEQLARLPWLETLNLQNNRLTSKGIPENTFDQLENLNYLYLANNQLTMAPKFLPQTLISVDFAANNLTKIYDLTFGQKPNLRSVYLHNNKLDDVGLPENMFNGSDNVEILIMSSNFLKYVPKNLPRALYKLHLKNNKLEKIPVGAFNELSDLRELYLQNNKLNNEGMDNETFWKLSSLEYLDLSSNNLSQIPPGLPRNIVLLHLEKNAIRSIGNDVLTQIKNLEYLLLHNNKLKAREIHPLAFHGLKKLHTVHLYNNLLEKIPSGLPRRVKTLMILYNQISEIGREDFATTYFMEELNLSYNKITSSQIHRESFRKLKLLKSLDLSGNKLRTMPYGFPKNLQSLKLKMNLISSIPKGTLSGMSKLQELYLSANKLKNNLIHSRSWRDLTSLKILDMAANHLTLIPSGLPETLEHLYLQSNKISTVPEDAFDSTPNIKGIYLRFNKIAFSAVKESTFQRLKHLQVLDIEGNFEFSDPLKNEDHSEEEMEEED